The Nitrospirota bacterium genome has a window encoding:
- a CDS encoding methyltransferase domain-containing protein produces MSSVVDAFDKYAEDYDEWFDSAEGKVLFKLEAASARLLMKGLEHPFLEIGAGTGRFAEALGIEYGIDPSKEVLKIAEMRGIKAETASGEKLPFKDESFGGVLILFTLCFVENPEKVISEAKRVLKTGGGLIVGIINRESLWGKLYAVKKAEGHPIYKHATFYSVNDIKDIIEKAGLSVDSYASTLCQPPSEKPVKEVINNRLVKNAGFICIRAGKSV; encoded by the coding sequence ATGAGTTCTGTTGTTGATGCCTTTGACAAGTATGCTGAAGATTACGATGAGTGGTTTGATAGTGCAGAAGGCAAAGTGCTTTTTAAACTGGAGGCCGCGTCAGCAAGGCTTTTGATGAAAGGCCTTGAACATCCTTTCCTCGAAATCGGAGCAGGAACGGGACGATTTGCAGAAGCATTAGGTATTGAATACGGCATTGATCCTTCTAAGGAAGTTTTGAAGATAGCGGAGATGCGCGGGATAAAGGCCGAGACAGCTTCAGGAGAGAAACTGCCTTTTAAAGATGAATCATTCGGCGGCGTACTTATACTGTTTACGCTCTGCTTTGTGGAAAATCCGGAGAAGGTTATCTCCGAAGCTAAAAGGGTTCTTAAGACTGGCGGAGGATTGATTGTCGGGATAATTAACAGGGAAAGTTTATGGGGTAAACTTTATGCTGTAAAAAAGGCAGAAGGACACCCTATATACAAACACGCAACATTTTATAGCGTTAATGATATTAAGGATATAATAGAAAAGGCAGGCTTGAGTGTTGATTCGTATGCGTCAACCCTGTGTCAGCCTCCGTCAGAAAAGCCTGTGAAAGAGGTTATCAATAACAGATTGGTAAAAAATGCGGGTTTTATCTGTATCCGAGCAGGTAAATCAGTATAG
- a CDS encoding type II secretion system F family protein has product MATYSYRAINRDSQIINDQIDASNENELEERLGSRGLTLINASKKSFEFKTRLKLNETDLLSLTYFLKLIFTSGMSLLDGLNSIGMQSSNSKVSRAAAILHDKIESGKSIYGSMLEHPELFPAIYVSLIRAGEVSGNMDQVLDDAMSYLKWKIKLKKDIGMAFVYPSIVMIAVFSLMGILFVFVLPKLVVVLTTMNAELPLVTRVLISTVEIARDYWPLILLFVIFIPVALNLYYRTYSGRRLIDRFILKVPIIGSLLKKFDHSRYFRTFSTLFKSGMSMDKTLEISTSVVKNTSIAETFENINNAVLGGELLSTSFSRTGDFPPLIVNIIEIGEKTGTLDSSILNISDIYDRDVPETVKKIFVIIEPVMIFILGIIVLLTISSFFLPLYKVVGSIRR; this is encoded by the coding sequence ATGGCCACCTACAGTTACAGGGCAATAAACAGGGATTCTCAAATAATCAATGACCAGATCGACGCATCCAATGAGAATGAACTTGAAGAGAGGCTCGGCTCCCGAGGACTGACACTCATAAATGCTTCTAAAAAGTCGTTTGAATTCAAAACACGTTTAAAGCTTAATGAAACCGACCTGCTCAGCCTCACCTATTTTTTAAAACTGATATTCACTTCAGGAATGTCCCTGCTTGACGGCTTAAACAGCATAGGCATGCAATCTTCAAACAGCAAAGTCTCAAGGGCCGCCGCAATCCTCCATGACAAGATAGAGTCCGGCAAATCCATTTACGGCTCAATGCTTGAACACCCTGAGCTATTCCCTGCCATCTATGTAAGCCTAATAAGGGCCGGAGAGGTATCCGGCAATATGGATCAGGTGCTTGATGACGCAATGTCATATCTTAAATGGAAGATCAAGTTAAAGAAAGATATAGGGATGGCATTTGTGTACCCGTCAATAGTTATGATAGCGGTCTTCAGCCTGATGGGCATACTCTTTGTATTTGTCCTGCCCAAACTTGTGGTTGTACTTACCACAATGAATGCAGAGCTTCCCCTTGTAACACGGGTTCTGATATCAACTGTTGAGATCGCCAGGGATTACTGGCCGTTAATACTGCTGTTCGTTATTTTTATCCCGGTTGCCCTGAATTTATACTATAGAACCTATTCCGGCAGAAGGCTTATTGACAGATTCATCCTGAAAGTTCCCATCATAGGCTCTCTATTAAAAAAGTTTGACCACTCCAGATATTTCAGGACATTTTCCACCCTGTTCAAGTCAGGGATGAGCATGGATAAGACTCTCGAAATATCTACGAGCGTTGTAAAAAATACATCAATTGCCGAAACATTCGAGAATATCAACAACGCAGTGCTCGGCGGAGAGCTTCTCAGCACATCCTTCAGCAGAACAGGCGACTTCCCTCCTTTAATAGTGAACATTATTGAGATAGGAGAAAAGACCGGAACACTCGACTCCTCAATACTCAACATCAGCGATATATACGACAGGGATGTGCCGGAAACCGTTAAAAAGATATTTGTTATAATTGAACCTGTAATGATATTCATATTGGGGATAATAGTCCTTTTGACTATCTCCTCATTCTTTCTGCCTCTCTATAAAGTGGTAGGCAGCATACGCAGATGA
- a CDS encoding secretin N-terminal domain-containing protein: protein MRKLCSIIFLTVLLNYGCASHQIAGVSDTMVLKEPPQIAMPVTEAPVTVPEDIPAPAREKLFSLSVRDADVRDLLLLLSKNFGINIIADRDVTGTLSIDFSDLDLNSALYAITRQLGYTFRMDKGFIRVTTPVLETRSFNINYITGTRSSTSTMNASISSGGSSSGTSSGGSTINLNLSGSTSGTGSSSSSGQGNVNITTSGKSDFWKEIRAGLEVIIFGGSKSGSDAGDKSVSGKEGKKLIINELAGVVQITDYSDNMERIEDFLNDIEKAVSKQVMIQAHIVEVSLDDGYKFGIDWNLLTGSGTGEITTDSGTEVTGELFSFTQLLAADTNVFSLKLSEEKITAILNAMKSQGQVNVLSSPKVSTMNNQRAVIKLTTNEVSWVTNSYLNSDGTILSTYTNPQIDEVGLFLDVTPQIDDNGVITMQIHPSISEVESEGSKSPDGKSTKPIIKVREVDTMVKVSNGKTIVIAGLITDKVSETIRKVPLLGDLPLLGTLFTQTVQEDRKAELVIFITPYILNNKSIEDIRIEHENRLERAGRPFDKVPELKRVRSEI, encoded by the coding sequence ATGAGGAAATTATGCTCGATAATATTTTTGACAGTTCTTTTGAACTACGGCTGCGCGAGCCATCAGATAGCCGGTGTATCAGATACGATGGTTTTGAAAGAGCCGCCCCAGATAGCTATGCCTGTGACTGAGGCTCCTGTTACAGTGCCTGAAGATATTCCGGCACCCGCCAGGGAGAAGCTCTTTTCATTAAGCGTGAGAGATGCAGATGTCCGGGACCTGCTTCTTCTTCTTTCAAAGAATTTCGGCATTAATATAATCGCAGACAGGGATGTGACAGGAACCCTCTCCATTGATTTCTCTGACCTTGACCTTAACAGCGCGCTTTACGCGATTACAAGACAACTCGGGTATACATTCAGGATGGACAAGGGATTTATCAGGGTAACCACTCCTGTGCTTGAGACAAGGTCATTCAATATCAACTACATAACAGGCACGCGGTCTTCAACAAGCACAATGAACGCTTCTATTTCAAGCGGCGGTTCATCATCAGGGACAAGCAGCGGAGGCTCTACAATAAACCTTAATCTCTCAGGTTCCACATCAGGAACAGGGTCATCTTCATCCTCCGGACAAGGCAATGTGAACATAACTACATCAGGCAAATCAGATTTCTGGAAAGAGATAAGGGCCGGGCTTGAGGTAATAATATTTGGCGGCTCAAAAAGCGGTTCAGATGCCGGAGATAAGTCAGTATCCGGCAAGGAAGGGAAAAAACTTATTATCAACGAGCTGGCAGGGGTTGTACAGATCACAGATTATTCGGATAACATGGAGAGGATAGAAGATTTTCTTAATGATATTGAGAAGGCTGTCAGTAAACAGGTTATGATACAGGCGCACATAGTTGAGGTCTCTCTTGATGACGGGTACAAATTCGGCATAGACTGGAATCTTCTCACCGGCTCCGGCACTGGAGAAATCACCACAGACAGCGGAACAGAAGTCACCGGCGAGCTTTTTTCTTTTACACAGCTTCTTGCGGCAGATACCAATGTTTTCAGTCTGAAACTATCAGAAGAAAAGATAACAGCTATCCTGAACGCCATGAAATCACAGGGGCAGGTAAATGTGCTCTCCAGCCCGAAAGTTTCCACAATGAACAACCAGCGTGCGGTGATAAAACTCACTACTAACGAAGTCTCATGGGTAACAAACAGCTATCTGAATTCCGATGGCACGATCCTCTCTACATATACAAATCCGCAGATTGACGAGGTCGGCCTCTTTCTTGATGTGACACCGCAGATAGATGACAATGGGGTAATAACGATGCAGATACACCCGAGCATATCAGAGGTCGAATCCGAAGGCTCCAAATCTCCTGACGGCAAAAGCACAAAACCAATTATAAAGGTCAGGGAGGTGGATACAATGGTCAAGGTAAGTAATGGCAAGACTATTGTAATTGCCGGCCTTATCACTGATAAAGTGAGTGAAACCATCAGAAAAGTTCCGCTTCTTGGTGACCTGCCGTTACTGGGAACCCTATTCACACAGACTGTGCAGGAAGACAGAAAGGCGGAACTGGTCATCTTTATAACCCCTTACATACTCAATAATAAGTCCATTGAAGACATAAGAATAGAGCACGAGAATAGACTGGAGAGAGCGGGCAGGCCGTTTGACAAAGTTCCTGAACTGAAGAGAGTTAGATCAGAGATATAG
- the tadA gene encoding Flp pilus assembly complex ATPase component TadA, producing MLVYKKIGERLIESGLISEEQLKIALDEQKKTGELIGAILFSKGFISQQDLLKVLSMSHTGDIAEQKEEIDIPDDIEDIVRKSTTALRSEDRAAGTKIDVSLVPIVRLVENIIFSAVDMGATDIHIGPDTRGTRIRFRIDGRLRHAMYLPKSLLPAIVSRVKIMGSMNIAENRVPQDGGTMISRKNMKYDVRISTFPIVDGENVVMRLLNKSQLILGLENLGFEKEDIETLNHSLTMPYGMILMSGPTGSGKTTTLYSALSIINSVYKNIFTIEDPIEYHLPLIRQSQINVKAGLTFASGLRSILRQDPDVILIGEMRDFETAELAIRSSLTGHLVFSTLHTNDAASSLPRLIDMGVEPFLLASTVDTVISQRLIRLLCDHCKEPYSPPNNSIEGSEIRIPEGAVFYKAKGCEKCNDSGYRGRTVIYEIMKMNQEIKELVINKAGSDTIAAAAKKGGMRTMFDVGIHKVISGKTSLEEVLSTTRTVS from the coding sequence ATGCTGGTTTACAAAAAGATAGGCGAAAGGCTGATAGAATCCGGCCTTATTTCAGAAGAACAGCTGAAAATTGCGCTTGACGAACAGAAAAAGACCGGAGAACTCATCGGCGCTATCCTCTTCAGCAAAGGGTTTATAAGCCAGCAAGACCTTCTTAAGGTTCTATCAATGTCGCATACCGGCGATATCGCAGAGCAAAAGGAAGAGATAGATATACCGGATGATATAGAAGATATTGTAAGGAAGAGCACTACAGCCCTCCGTTCAGAGGATCGGGCTGCCGGCACCAAAATTGATGTATCTCTGGTGCCTATTGTCAGGCTTGTTGAAAATATAATCTTCTCCGCCGTTGATATGGGCGCTACTGATATCCATATCGGGCCTGATACCAGGGGCACAAGAATCAGGTTCAGGATCGATGGACGGCTTCGTCACGCGATGTACCTGCCTAAAAGCTTATTGCCTGCTATCGTTTCAAGGGTAAAGATAATGGGTTCAATGAATATAGCGGAAAACAGGGTGCCCCAGGACGGCGGCACAATGATCTCAAGAAAAAACATGAAATACGATGTAAGGATATCGACTTTCCCGATTGTCGATGGGGAAAACGTCGTTATGAGGCTGCTAAACAAATCTCAGCTTATATTGGGGCTCGAAAATCTCGGCTTTGAAAAAGAAGACATTGAGACGCTGAATCATTCATTGACCATGCCTTATGGAATGATACTCATGAGCGGGCCTACAGGTTCAGGAAAGACAACAACACTCTATTCCGCTTTATCAATAATCAACAGCGTCTATAAAAATATATTTACGATCGAAGACCCCATCGAGTATCACCTGCCGCTCATAAGGCAGTCGCAGATAAACGTAAAGGCAGGCCTTACATTCGCATCCGGCCTGCGTTCGATATTAAGGCAGGACCCTGATGTGATACTCATAGGAGAGATGAGGGATTTTGAAACAGCTGAACTTGCGATAAGGTCTTCTCTAACCGGGCATCTGGTCTTCTCAACTCTTCATACGAATGATGCCGCATCAAGCCTGCCGCGGCTCATAGATATGGGGGTTGAGCCTTTCCTTCTTGCTTCAACTGTAGATACGGTTATCTCACAGAGACTGATAAGGCTGTTATGCGATCACTGCAAAGAGCCCTACTCTCCTCCGAATAATTCCATCGAAGGTTCTGAAATCAGGATACCTGAAGGGGCAGTCTTCTACAAAGCTAAGGGATGTGAAAAATGCAATGACAGCGGCTACCGCGGCAGGACCGTTATATACGAGATCATGAAGATGAATCAGGAAATAAAAGAACTCGTTATTAACAAGGCAGGTTCCGACACGATCGCTGCTGCTGCAAAGAAGGGCGGCATGCGCACAATGTTTGATGTCGGCATACATAAGGTCATCTCCGGCAAAACCTCGTTAGAGGAAGTGCTCAGCACTACGAGGACAGTATCCTGA
- a CDS encoding prepilin-type N-terminal cleavage/methylation domain-containing protein gives MAKRENGFTLVEVIVVMAIISLLVGIMVPIVFRVWEAQEIEATEKKLTYIKEAVIGNPSLMSNGTRNSFGFTGDLGQLPPNLDALISYTNVNGTFGPYLGGGVSTQSFKNDAWGYEMTYSYTTDTFSRRDSATITSLGSDNAVGGIDTAADIQVAIDANEAMPVSAVSSNVIVRYVTPPATTFNANITLHIVYKDGEGAETDQTFTTPVTITGNVGNPQSNYIFGLSSALAQNLPIGIARVWADIDRDSSGNLLAPATAGPSAYITISDRLSSIHIDNLSVSVE, from the coding sequence ATGGCAAAGCGTGAAAACGGGTTCACCCTTGTCGAGGTCATCGTTGTAATGGCGATAATCTCACTGCTGGTCGGGATAATGGTTCCAATAGTTTTCAGAGTATGGGAGGCTCAGGAGATCGAAGCAACAGAGAAGAAACTCACTTATATTAAAGAGGCTGTTATAGGCAACCCGTCATTGATGAGCAATGGCACAAGGAACTCTTTCGGCTTTACTGGAGACCTCGGACAGCTGCCTCCGAACCTTGACGCCCTTATAAGCTATACAAATGTAAACGGGACATTCGGCCCGTATTTGGGCGGGGGAGTAAGCACCCAGTCATTCAAAAATGACGCCTGGGGTTATGAGATGACATACAGCTATACAACTGACACATTCAGCAGAAGAGACTCAGCGACAATTACAAGCCTGGGCTCTGACAACGCTGTTGGGGGAATAGATACCGCAGCTGATATACAGGTAGCCATTGATGCTAACGAGGCCATGCCTGTATCAGCGGTCTCCTCTAATGTCATTGTCAGGTACGTTACTCCTCCTGCAACCACTTTTAACGCAAACATTACTCTTCACATTGTCTATAAAGATGGTGAGGGTGCTGAGACAGACCAGACATTTACCACGCCTGTTACAATTACAGGCAACGTAGGCAACCCGCAGAGCAATTATATTTTCGGCCTGAGTTCAGCCCTGGCGCAGAATCTGCCCATTGGTATCGCAAGGGTATGGGCTGATATTGACAGGGACAGTTCCGGCAACCTTCTGGCCCCCGCAACCGCAGGGCCGTCAGCATATATAACTATTAGCGACAGGCTGTCATCCATACATATTGATAACCTGTCCGTGTCGGTTGAATAA
- the pilO gene encoding type 4a pilus biogenesis protein PilO — protein sequence MRKLSPAFITVISLIAVSGILFAFYVRSELNTIRTLNAAVAQMDAGNEFTASGVEKDIALLKELFPRSGSTAEFIEGAYVISSKYAIDDIEFNYKDRAFVSLDTGKVLKALPTSGIMPGIIYRDSVKINFTSDYRSIAEFIRELQNLNRLVKIEGLKVQNLKTSLAVEMVVNIYSAEEINAL from the coding sequence TTGAGAAAACTCAGCCCTGCCTTTATCACAGTCATCTCCTTAATAGCTGTTTCAGGGATACTGTTTGCATTCTATGTGAGATCAGAATTAAACACGATCAGAACACTGAATGCCGCCGTTGCGCAAATGGATGCAGGCAATGAATTCACAGCTTCGGGAGTAGAGAAAGACATTGCCCTTTTAAAGGAGCTCTTCCCCAGGTCAGGCAGCACGGCTGAATTCATTGAAGGCGCATACGTGATCTCAAGCAAATATGCTATAGATGATATTGAATTCAATTACAAGGACAGGGCATTTGTCAGCCTTGATACAGGAAAGGTACTGAAGGCCCTTCCGACCTCGGGCATAATGCCCGGAATAATATACCGTGATTCCGTAAAGATCAATTTCACCTCTGATTACAGAAGCATTGCTGAGTTCATAAGGGAACTTCAGAATCTCAACAGGCTTGTCAAAATTGAAGGCCTTAAAGTCCAGAACCTTAAAACATCGCTTGCTGTAGAGATGGTCGTAAATATTTATTCTGCGGAGGAGATCAATGCTCTCTAA
- a CDS encoding YeeE/YedE family protein → MYNKLFTTQWPKWIGGVLLGLLNIAFFLYLMPLGAVYPAMGTWGIWTYKLAGINIESPWGPLEPAHYDIKNLITFGLFLGALVGALLSGEFRIRKSGAVECSKSFTGGVLMGIGSLIAGSCIVGGFYSSIMALSLSGFYMMIGLIAGGYLGGKLLLSKKQEGSASCVSNSSSLSRTPLIGVLVIFLITLIVAAYSVNGKGSLAGILIFGMAFGLVFQRASFGFSSAFRDLFISRNYEMMRGVIISLIIGVIGFSIIKASSLKPASTFVMPAGLHSIIGGTIFGFGMVLSDG, encoded by the coding sequence ATGTATAACAAACTCTTTACGACACAATGGCCCAAGTGGATCGGCGGTGTGCTGTTGGGCCTTCTCAACATAGCCTTCTTTCTTTATTTAATGCCGCTGGGAGCTGTCTATCCCGCAATGGGGACTTGGGGAATCTGGACTTACAAGCTTGCAGGCATAAATATTGAATCGCCATGGGGTCCTCTGGAGCCGGCACATTATGATATCAAGAACCTTATAACTTTCGGCCTGTTTTTAGGGGCATTGGTCGGCGCCCTGCTTTCAGGAGAATTCAGAATAAGAAAATCCGGCGCAGTTGAATGTTCGAAAAGTTTCACAGGCGGTGTGTTGATGGGAATCGGCAGCCTGATCGCTGGATCCTGTATTGTCGGAGGTTTTTATTCATCGATCATGGCGCTGTCATTAAGCGGGTTCTACATGATGATAGGTTTGATAGCAGGCGGATATCTCGGCGGTAAGCTGCTGTTATCGAAGAAACAGGAAGGTTCGGCATCGTGTGTCAGCAATAGCAGCTCTTTATCACGAACACCTTTAATAGGAGTTCTTGTCATTTTTTTAATTACCCTTATTGTCGCAGCCTATTCTGTAAACGGCAAAGGCAGCCTCGCAGGCATATTGATCTTCGGGATGGCATTTGGATTGGTATTCCAGCGCGCCTCTTTTGGTTTCTCATCAGCGTTCCGGGACTTATTCATTTCACGGAATTACGAAATGATGCGCGGTGTGATAATAAGCCTTATCATCGGCGTTATCGGTTTCAGCATTATCAAAGCATCTTCATTAAAGCCTGCCTCAACATTCGTAATGCCTGCCGGGCTGCACAGTATCATAGGCGGCACGATATTCGGCTTCGGCATGGTTTTGTCAGACGGGTGA